A single window of uncultured Pseudodesulfovibrio sp. DNA harbors:
- a CDS encoding HU family DNA-binding protein — translation MTKAELVVKIAEKANLTKANAERALNAFLDTVEGTLVKDGKLTLTGFGTFVVEERKARVGRNPRTGAEIKIPATKVVKFRPGKILKDAVK, via the coding sequence ATGACAAAGGCTGAATTGGTTGTCAAAATTGCGGAGAAAGCCAACCTGACTAAAGCAAATGCAGAGCGTGCTCTGAATGCTTTTCTGGATACCGTCGAAGGTACTCTGGTCAAAGATGGCAAGCTGACCCTGACTGGTTTTGGCACCTTCGTTGTTGAAGAACGTAAAGCTCGTGTTGGCCGTAATCCCCGCACTGGCGCCGAAATCAAGATCCCGGCCACCAAGGTCGTCAAATTCCGTCCCGGCAAGATCCTCAAGGACGCCGTTAAATAA
- a CDS encoding GatB/YqeY domain-containing protein codes for MSLSKKIDKDYIEAYKAKSTVKVAVLRHLKTAIKNRMVEERSDGLPDDVVLDLIAKQVKQRKDSFDQYTKAGRDDLAKIEAEELTALESYLPQSLSDEELEAAIEKAIADLGASSMADMGKVMQAVLGAHKGQVDGKKASGLVKSKLS; via the coding sequence ATGAGTCTGTCAAAAAAAATAGACAAAGACTACATCGAGGCCTACAAGGCTAAATCGACGGTAAAAGTGGCCGTCTTGAGACATCTCAAGACGGCCATTAAAAACCGCATGGTCGAAGAAAGGTCCGATGGTCTTCCCGACGATGTCGTTCTTGATCTCATTGCCAAGCAGGTTAAGCAACGCAAGGATTCCTTTGATCAATACACCAAGGCAGGCAGAGATGATTTGGCCAAAATTGAGGCCGAAGAACTCACAGCACTTGAGTCGTATCTCCCTCAATCTTTGTCCGATGAAGAGTTGGAAGCTGCTATCGAAAAGGCTATTGCTGACCTCGGAGCTTCTTCTATGGCTGACATGGGCAAGGTGATGCAAGCCGTTCTCGGCGCACACAAAGGGCAAGTTGACGGCAAAAAAGCCAGCGGATTGGTCAAATCCAAGCTTTCCTAA
- the rpsU gene encoding 30S ribosomal protein S21, which translates to MPGVYFDDNDNFDISLRRFKKQVEKAGILSELKKRQHYEKPSVQKKKKKAAAKKRLAKKMRKMRNM; encoded by the coding sequence TTGCCGGGTGTTTACTTTGACGATAATGACAATTTCGACATCTCTCTGCGTCGCTTCAAGAAGCAGGTAGAGAAGGCCGGGATTTTGTCCGAGCTGAAAAAACGTCAGCACTACGAAAAGCCCAGCGTGCAGAAGAAGAAAAAGAAAGCTGCCGCTAAGAAAAGGCTTGCTAAAAAAATGCGCAAGATGCGCAACATGTAG
- a CDS encoding Smr/MutS family protein, producing the protein MESRTFHVLEFPKILGALSGFAVSEPGASSCLEIRPLATFKKVCTAGILFEQAAAWVGESGFKLRPFPEMDAIFPHLESDKAVLDQDALFALKVILEMAKTARESLERFKEREWDTLTETLFVYSWPQKTVSGIGRCLDVEGQIKDESSPDLLAVRQEIRSIHQRCTKRVKDFIIQENMSSAMQDEFMTVSSDRYVLPIKANYKNKTKGIIHDYSQTGETCYFEPMFLVETNNRLQELKREEREEEYKVLLYLTELIRSEFQEVYESYQGLVSLDVLMAKVELAQSYNGRTIQVVENGTPNLIKARHPLLALTDDSVQPLSIELLEGQKAMIVSGGNAGGKTVCLKTVGLIGLMAFAGLPVPVAEGSRLPFWSEVFVIMGDEQSLEENVSTFTAQIQYLKRVWDQVGSQSLFILDEFGAGTDPTQGAALAQAVIDSLVERQTTTFTATHFPALKAYAMANESVRAASVLFDPGTKKPLFKLAYDQVGASIALDVAKEHGLPSEILSRAQQYLLLDGSDTTSVLDRLNAMAVKKEDELDAIERERGKIEQKRVKLEANFEKKRTKLLNDIQNSAQNVVKQWQAEKIGRKETRKKLAQVRMQVEEIGTEQKKEPAFTFADIVPGKKVSYLAWNKSGTVLEINAKKKQAKVDINGVAMWVKAEHLGPVGKTQKAASKGLQKTAPAPSDLVVEVDLRGNRSDVAISELERAIDGALLKGAGKLEIVHGRGTGALRREVHEFLKYYPAVEKFSLAPEDRGGDGMTEVKLK; encoded by the coding sequence ATGGAATCCAGAACATTCCACGTATTGGAGTTCCCCAAAATTCTCGGGGCACTGTCCGGCTTTGCTGTTTCCGAGCCCGGCGCTTCGTCGTGCTTGGAAATCCGCCCACTTGCGACCTTTAAAAAAGTTTGCACAGCCGGAATACTCTTTGAACAGGCCGCAGCCTGGGTTGGAGAATCCGGTTTTAAACTTCGCCCATTCCCTGAAATGGACGCCATATTCCCGCACCTTGAAAGTGACAAAGCCGTTCTCGATCAAGACGCGCTTTTTGCTCTTAAGGTAATATTGGAAATGGCTAAGACCGCTCGAGAATCTCTTGAGCGGTTTAAGGAAAGGGAGTGGGACACACTTACCGAAACTCTGTTCGTGTATTCGTGGCCCCAAAAAACCGTTTCCGGTATAGGGCGTTGCCTTGATGTGGAAGGGCAGATCAAGGATGAAAGTTCGCCTGATCTGTTGGCAGTTCGGCAGGAAATACGTTCTATCCACCAACGGTGCACCAAACGAGTTAAAGATTTTATCATTCAGGAGAACATGAGTTCGGCCATGCAGGACGAATTCATGACGGTCTCCTCAGATCGATATGTTCTGCCCATCAAAGCGAACTACAAGAACAAGACCAAAGGCATCATTCACGATTATTCTCAGACCGGTGAAACTTGCTACTTTGAACCAATGTTTCTTGTGGAGACCAATAACAGGCTCCAGGAATTGAAGCGGGAAGAACGGGAAGAGGAATACAAGGTTCTCCTGTATCTGACCGAACTTATTCGTAGTGAATTTCAAGAAGTCTATGAGTCTTATCAGGGGCTTGTTTCTCTCGATGTTCTCATGGCCAAGGTTGAGCTTGCCCAATCATATAATGGACGCACGATACAAGTCGTGGAGAACGGTACCCCAAATCTTATCAAGGCTCGACATCCGCTTTTGGCTTTGACAGATGATTCCGTGCAACCTCTCAGCATCGAATTGCTGGAAGGGCAAAAGGCAATGATCGTCAGCGGCGGTAATGCAGGTGGTAAAACCGTTTGTTTGAAGACCGTTGGCCTTATAGGATTAATGGCCTTTGCCGGGTTGCCGGTTCCTGTTGCAGAAGGCAGTCGGTTGCCATTTTGGTCTGAAGTTTTTGTTATTATGGGAGATGAGCAGAGCCTTGAAGAGAATGTGTCCACTTTTACCGCACAGATTCAATATTTGAAACGTGTATGGGATCAGGTGGGAAGCCAATCACTTTTTATCCTTGACGAATTTGGCGCTGGAACCGACCCGACTCAGGGAGCGGCTTTGGCTCAGGCTGTCATTGATTCTTTGGTCGAACGGCAAACTACGACCTTTACAGCCACTCATTTTCCGGCCTTAAAAGCCTACGCCATGGCCAATGAATCTGTTCGTGCTGCAAGCGTACTGTTTGATCCGGGCACAAAAAAACCTTTGTTCAAATTGGCCTATGATCAGGTCGGGGCTTCTATCGCTTTGGATGTAGCCAAGGAACACGGCTTGCCCTCTGAAATTTTGTCACGTGCACAGCAATACCTTCTTTTGGACGGTTCTGACACCACATCAGTGCTGGATCGTCTTAATGCCATGGCAGTCAAAAAGGAAGATGAACTGGATGCCATTGAAAGAGAACGGGGCAAAATTGAGCAAAAACGTGTCAAACTGGAAGCGAATTTTGAAAAGAAACGCACCAAGCTACTCAACGACATTCAAAATAGTGCCCAAAATGTGGTCAAGCAGTGGCAAGCTGAAAAAATAGGTCGAAAAGAGACACGAAAAAAACTCGCGCAAGTCCGTATGCAGGTTGAAGAAATAGGCACAGAGCAAAAAAAAGAGCCTGCCTTTACCTTCGCAGATATTGTCCCGGGCAAAAAAGTATCGTATCTGGCTTGGAACAAGTCTGGCACCGTGCTTGAAATTAACGCAAAGAAAAAACAGGCTAAGGTCGATATTAACGGCGTTGCAATGTGGGTCAAGGCGGAACACCTTGGGCCTGTGGGCAAGACACAGAAAGCTGCCTCAAAAGGGCTCCAAAAGACTGCCCCGGCGCCAAGTGATCTTGTTGTTGAAGTTGATCTTCGAGGCAACCGATCAGACGTGGCCATCAGCGAATTGGAGCGAGCTATTGACGGAGCCCTGCTTAAAGGTGCTGGAAAACTTGAGATAGTGCATGGCCGTGGAACAGGGGCGTTACGTCGCGAAGTTCATGAATTTTTAAAATATTATCCTGCGGTAGAAAAATTTTCCTTGGCACCCGAAGATCGGGGCGGGGACGGTATGACCGAAGTGAAACTCAAGTAA